The following proteins are encoded in a genomic region of Thermococcus pacificus:
- a CDS encoding DUF4350 domain-containing protein, whose protein sequence is MNKTVKYLILLLMLFTLITMPLTIPVFKSSTQYSIFNSGWDGTSRFVKLAYLKGKNVVPIFESFDIANISELNGVLIIIGPNMTFTGAEVEQIKLFLERGNTLFIADDFGTGNEILRALNVPVGISDYPLWDFFYEGDDRLVVSVRIEDPLLARNVTKVVTNEPSGIIVTRKGEAYVSKVAMINLHRRMYPIMTELRYGNGRIVVLSDPDVLANMQFEENKQFLSNLIDYLGGDVFYFDEAHHPDFNLYTVGTVTITRVLPKDRAVKLILAVAALILLKELGVFGLLGRFIRRFASRFFRKEINVDEVALSLAREKGWDENEVREMLMRMGD, encoded by the coding sequence ATGAACAAGACCGTCAAGTACCTCATACTGCTCCTCATGCTCTTCACGCTCATCACGATGCCTCTGACGATTCCCGTCTTTAAGAGCTCCACTCAATACAGCATCTTCAACAGCGGATGGGACGGCACCTCGAGATTTGTTAAGTTGGCCTATCTAAAGGGCAAAAACGTTGTTCCAATCTTCGAGTCCTTTGACATAGCGAACATCAGCGAGCTGAACGGCGTCCTCATCATAATCGGCCCGAACATGACCTTCACCGGGGCAGAGGTGGAGCAGATAAAGCTCTTCCTCGAGAGGGGCAACACTCTCTTCATAGCCGATGATTTCGGAACCGGGAACGAGATACTGCGCGCCCTCAACGTCCCTGTGGGCATATCCGACTACCCCCTCTGGGACTTCTTCTACGAGGGGGACGACAGGCTGGTGGTGTCGGTCAGGATAGAGGACCCGCTCTTGGCCAGAAACGTGACCAAGGTCGTTACCAACGAGCCTTCGGGAATCATAGTGACAAGGAAGGGCGAGGCCTACGTCAGCAAAGTGGCGATGATAAATCTCCACAGGAGGATGTACCCGATAATGACCGAGCTCAGGTACGGGAACGGCAGGATAGTGGTTCTCTCCGACCCTGACGTGCTCGCCAACATGCAGTTCGAGGAGAATAAGCAGTTCCTGAGCAACCTCATCGACTACTTGGGCGGCGACGTCTTCTACTTCGACGAGGCCCACCATCCAGACTTCAACCTCTACACAGTAGGAACTGTCACGATAACCCGTGTCCTCCCGAAGGACAGGGCTGTGAAGCTCATACTGGCGGTAGCGGCCCTCATACTGCTCAAGGAGCTGGGAGTCTTTGGGTTGCTGGGAAGGTTTATCCGGAGGTTCGCATCACGCTTCTTCCGGAAGGAGATCAACGTTGATGAGGTTGCCCTCTCCCTAGCGAGGGAGAAGGGCTGGGATGAGAACGAAGTTAGGGAAATGCTGATGAGGATGGGTGATTGA
- a CDS encoding AAA family ATPase, with translation MILEKIQAEIRKALVGMEDIVELMTIALIANGHVLLEGVPGIAKTTLSKNFANTLGLKFSRVQMTPDLLPADLIGHTFYDMRTGEFKIRKGPIFANVVLVDEINRASPKTQSALLEAMEERQVTIEGLPLKLPEPFVVLATMNPVEMEGVYELPTAQVDRFMMRIDMSYLPEDTEKEMLRRKNLGQFSEAKQVVLQSELAQARRDAMKVHVSDAIIDYIYEVVKETRLDERVILGASPRAGEHLLYAAKVRAYLENRGYVIPDDVKWLAVPVMAHRIVVKPEYEVEGIDGKTIVRDVLERIEVPVE, from the coding sequence ATGATACTCGAAAAGATACAGGCGGAGATTAGAAAGGCCCTCGTGGGAATGGAGGACATAGTTGAGCTCATGACTATAGCCTTGATAGCAAACGGACACGTGCTCCTCGAGGGAGTCCCGGGAATAGCGAAGACTACCCTCAGCAAGAACTTCGCGAACACGCTCGGTTTGAAGTTCTCCAGGGTTCAGATGACCCCAGATCTACTACCCGCGGATCTCATTGGTCACACCTTCTACGACATGCGCACCGGGGAGTTCAAGATAAGGAAGGGCCCCATCTTCGCCAACGTCGTCCTCGTCGATGAGATCAACCGCGCCTCACCGAAGACTCAGTCGGCCCTGCTTGAGGCAATGGAGGAGAGGCAGGTCACCATAGAGGGCCTCCCCCTCAAGCTCCCGGAGCCCTTCGTCGTCCTCGCCACGATGAACCCGGTAGAAATGGAGGGCGTCTACGAGTTGCCGACGGCGCAGGTGGATCGTTTCATGATGCGGATAGACATGTCATATCTCCCGGAGGACACCGAGAAGGAGATGCTGAGGAGGAAGAATCTTGGCCAGTTCTCCGAGGCAAAGCAGGTTGTCCTCCAGAGCGAGCTGGCGCAGGCCCGGAGGGACGCGATGAAGGTTCACGTGAGTGATGCGATAATAGACTACATTTACGAAGTCGTCAAAGAAACGAGGCTGGACGAGAGGGTCATCCTCGGCGCCTCTCCGAGGGCGGGCGAGCACCTCCTCTACGCGGCGAAGGTCAGGGCCTACCTCGAAAACAGGGGCTATGTTATACCCGACGACGTTAAGTGGCTTGCAGTTCCTGTTATGGCCCACAGGATAGTCGTGAAGCCCGAGTACGAGGTGGAGGGGATAGACGGCAAGACCATCGTCAGGGATGTCCTTGAGCGTATAGAGGTGCCGGTGGAATGA
- a CDS encoding DUF58 domain-containing protein produces MKRAEVVLSLAAVVAGTAYLLGSPAAALIGVALMAHYSLARMAFKPKVRVERSLPERGTEREPVKARVRIENLSDVAGLVRVRETSEKAFARGLKAFVRPGERKYLEQTVVPQAKGRINLKAEAVFEDELGLFRASFPVIGRGEMAVFPSQRSIREAMREKRQVEALAEAERALGIGAETLEFQELREFLPGDDITKIDWKATSRLQKLIIRVFKRETMADIYLLINVDPRFRRELKAGKTDYLVLIIAQLTAYFRRFGHGIKVLAYDEHGIVRAIENPLDPLSVVHELGLRAERGLPALRPAKVSRGSSLGTLVARLKSGSEAHGVLKAALKVPAGSYVIVVDDLGLHPGEIMKASRLLERRGSKVVLLYPNPVFFVDKSTLSEDEVEVLYNAYRERKELMKKVMGWVKVIEVGPKDLLPVVVSRL; encoded by the coding sequence ATGAAGCGCGCCGAGGTCGTCCTCTCCCTCGCTGCCGTTGTTGCCGGCACGGCTTACCTCCTGGGAAGCCCGGCGGCGGCCCTCATTGGCGTGGCCCTGATGGCCCACTACTCCCTCGCCAGGATGGCCTTCAAACCGAAGGTCAGGGTCGAGAGAAGCCTCCCTGAGAGGGGCACCGAAAGGGAGCCGGTAAAGGCCCGTGTCAGGATTGAGAACCTCTCCGATGTAGCCGGCCTGGTAAGGGTCAGGGAGACCTCCGAAAAGGCCTTCGCGAGAGGACTGAAGGCGTTCGTCAGGCCGGGGGAGAGGAAGTACCTCGAGCAGACCGTGGTTCCCCAGGCCAAGGGCAGGATAAACCTGAAGGCTGAGGCCGTATTTGAGGACGAGCTCGGCCTCTTCAGGGCGAGCTTTCCGGTGATCGGGAGGGGCGAAATGGCTGTCTTTCCTTCCCAGAGGAGCATACGCGAGGCCATGAGGGAGAAGCGCCAGGTTGAGGCCCTCGCCGAGGCCGAGAGGGCCCTTGGAATCGGCGCCGAGACCCTGGAGTTCCAGGAGCTGAGGGAGTTCCTCCCTGGAGACGACATAACGAAGATAGACTGGAAGGCCACCTCGAGGCTCCAGAAGCTCATCATCAGGGTCTTCAAGAGGGAGACCATGGCGGATATCTACCTTCTCATAAACGTAGACCCTAGATTCCGCCGTGAGCTTAAGGCTGGAAAGACGGACTACCTCGTCCTGATAATAGCGCAGCTAACGGCATACTTCAGGCGCTTCGGCCACGGCATCAAAGTTCTGGCCTACGATGAGCATGGGATTGTGAGGGCCATCGAGAACCCCTTGGATCCCCTGTCCGTAGTCCATGAGCTTGGGCTCAGGGCGGAGAGGGGTCTTCCTGCGCTCAGGCCCGCAAAGGTTTCCAGGGGCTCTTCACTTGGGACGCTCGTGGCGAGGCTCAAAAGCGGCTCCGAGGCCCACGGTGTGCTGAAGGCGGCTTTGAAAGTCCCCGCAGGATCCTACGTTATCGTGGTGGATGATCTGGGTCTCCATCCTGGCGAGATAATGAAGGCATCCCGGCTCTTGGAAAGGAGGGGCTCTAAAGTCGTCCTGCTGTACCCCAACCCCGTGTTCTTTGTCGACAAGAGCACTCTCAGTGAGGATGAGGTAGAGGTCCTCTACAACGCCTACCGCGAGAGGAAGGAGCTGATGAAGAAGGTCATGGGCTGGGTCAAGGTCATAGAGGTCGGCCCAAAGGATCTGCTTCCGGTGGTGGTGAGCAGGCTATGA
- a CDS encoding archaeosortase/exosortase family protein — MRRSELYIAFSFLFTVLLFALFRTPFLLYFGLVYSLVLYLRRFALVPRAFKFDVGVILGIALMAISPVFLVVRFGEYTSPSTFHALFLLGLFSVFFEVRDGFLPLIPLAEAMIALIAKTDTFEVAVNWLTHLFMDITSYLVRGLIDIFNLPIAMKGNVAVVRNSMVIIGSGCSGLDAFILYILAALLLIYLRKSSRREAALLLVGALGIIPLNAVRIFTLLVIGYHSGISFLELFHSHLGDLMFVAYVFLYWWAVLRWKKQVKGEEKLTAS, encoded by the coding sequence TTGAGGAGGAGTGAACTTTACATCGCTTTTTCGTTCCTCTTCACGGTGCTACTCTTCGCCCTCTTTAGAACCCCCTTCCTTCTCTACTTCGGGCTGGTCTACTCTCTCGTCCTTTACTTGAGGCGCTTCGCGCTCGTTCCCAGGGCCTTTAAGTTCGATGTCGGTGTCATTTTGGGGATTGCTTTGATGGCAATATCTCCCGTTTTTTTGGTGGTTCGTTTCGGAGAATACACCAGTCCTTCCACATTCCATGCCCTCTTCCTGCTGGGGTTGTTCTCCGTGTTCTTTGAGGTCAGGGATGGTTTTCTTCCACTCATCCCCCTTGCTGAGGCTATGATTGCACTAATAGCGAAGACAGACACCTTTGAAGTAGCGGTTAACTGGCTCACCCATCTCTTCATGGACATCACTTCCTACCTCGTCCGCGGATTGATAGACATCTTCAACCTTCCCATTGCGATGAAGGGGAACGTCGCCGTCGTAAGGAACAGTATGGTGATCATCGGTTCCGGCTGCTCCGGGCTGGACGCTTTTATCCTCTACATTCTCGCGGCTCTGCTGCTCATATACCTGAGGAAATCCAGCAGAAGGGAGGCCGCCCTGCTGCTCGTCGGCGCCCTCGGGATAATCCCCCTGAACGCGGTGAGGATATTCACCCTTCTGGTTATTGGATACCACAGCGGCATATCCTTCCTAGAACTGTTCCACTCCCACCTTGGAGACCTGATGTTCGTTGCCTACGTTTTCCTATACTGGTGGGCCGTGCTCAGGTGGAAGAAACAGGTAAAAGGGGAAGAAAAGCTCACTGCCTCCTGA
- a CDS encoding glucodextranase DOMON-like domain-containing protein produces MKRMFALLMGLLVLGGMMGMVSAFTPTIDGNDSDWGSLDLLLLDPNSWNTPSSLQEKGLDSQHLQYIWMDTSGDAIDSVDAADVKYIRVTANSSYVYFYIKFTGQLTLGGKNPNAQNIPAVAIIIDSTDGGNKTFGGQVLWGADVKVSDSDPYAWDYLIRVDLNQFSTGGTYDNPAGVDVLDIYGDNVLYDDSNNLVYGDYSIGIYTGDTTTGGGIELKIPKGALGLSDQQFGFYMDFLTVLQTANSGSVQVEDAMDPLSSGSNTLSNFQYADITQVPFFSDSIAMGAVAILLALGAFWFFRRQ; encoded by the coding sequence ATGAAGAGGATGTTTGCATTGCTGATGGGATTGCTTGTGCTAGGCGGAATGATGGGAATGGTGAGTGCATTTACCCCCACAATAGATGGGAACGATAGCGACTGGGGATCCTTAGATCTTTTACTCCTAGATCCCAACTCATGGAACACACCATCTTCCCTACAGGAGAAAGGACTAGATTCTCAACATCTACAATATATATGGATGGATACATCCGGAGATGCTATAGACTCTGTAGATGCTGCAGATGTTAAGTATATTAGGGTAACAGCCAACTCAAGTTATGTGTATTTTTACATAAAATTCACCGGTCAGCTAACTCTCGGAGGAAAAAACCCGAACGCGCAGAATATTCCGGCGGTTGCAATTATTATCGATTCTACGGATGGTGGAAATAAGACCTTCGGCGGCCAGGTGTTATGGGGCGCCGATGTAAAAGTGAGTGATAGTGATCCCTACGCCTGGGATTATCTCATCAGAGTTGACCTTAACCAGTTCAGTACGGGGGGGACATATGATAATCCGGCTGGCGTTGATGTTCTAGATATCTATGGCGATAATGTGTTGTATGACGACAGCAATAATTTGGTGTATGGCGACTATTCAATCGGCATTTATACTGGAGATACTACTACCGGCGGTGGCATCGAGCTGAAAATACCAAAGGGGGCTTTAGGCTTAAGTGATCAGCAGTTTGGATTTTATATGGATTTTCTGACAGTGCTCCAAACCGCCAACAGTGGCTCAGTCCAAGTAGAGGATGCTATGGATCCTCTCTCTAGTGGTTCGAACACATTGAGCAATTTCCAGTATGCTGACATTACCCAGGTTCCCTTCTTCAGCGACAGCATCGCAATGGGCGCGGTAGCGATCCTGCTTGCCCTCGGTGCCTTCTGGTTCTTCAGGAGGCAGTGA
- a CDS encoding DUF1616 domain-containing protein — protein sequence MGNPQGFKKYWDLLTVIALSVVLDLLIAFFPDSLARKALGLAFVLFFPGYVFITALFPNRKELDNLERLALSFGLSIAIVPLIGLALNYTPWGIRLIPILISLTVFNIALAVVAIYRRARAFEPWIPWITIERIKKELEWEESSKLDKALTVILIIAILTSIGTLGYVITHPKPGEKFTEFYILGPDGKADNYPTELKVSQNGTLIIGIVNHEGRNVTYYVQIWLVNLTWDNSTNTTIIHEMYPIPGWFNVTLPHVPVDIEGNWTPQFEENYTFSINKPGRWQVWFLLFKDGQPELPPAPPDGNYAETEAKNLILEAVNGTIQSLKLNVEVKP from the coding sequence ATGGGTAACCCCCAAGGTTTTAAAAAGTACTGGGACCTGCTCACGGTCATCGCACTTTCTGTAGTCCTCGATCTTCTCATAGCGTTCTTTCCCGACAGCCTCGCCCGGAAGGCCCTCGGCCTGGCCTTCGTCCTCTTCTTCCCGGGCTACGTCTTCATAACCGCCCTCTTCCCCAACAGGAAGGAGCTCGACAACCTCGAAAGGCTGGCCTTGAGCTTCGGCCTGAGCATTGCGATAGTCCCACTCATAGGCCTCGCCCTGAACTACACTCCATGGGGCATAAGGCTGATTCCCATACTCATCAGTCTAACCGTATTCAACATCGCCCTCGCGGTCGTCGCAATCTACCGCAGGGCGAGGGCCTTCGAGCCCTGGATACCGTGGATAACCATTGAGAGGATAAAGAAAGAGCTCGAATGGGAGGAATCGAGCAAACTTGACAAGGCCCTCACCGTCATCCTGATAATTGCCATCCTGACCTCTATCGGGACTTTGGGCTACGTGATAACCCACCCGAAGCCCGGGGAGAAGTTCACGGAGTTCTACATCCTCGGGCCCGATGGGAAGGCCGACAACTACCCGACCGAGCTCAAGGTCAGCCAGAACGGGACCCTTATCATAGGCATAGTGAACCACGAGGGGCGGAACGTCACCTATTACGTTCAGATATGGCTTGTAAACCTGACGTGGGACAACAGCACGAACACCACAATAATCCACGAGATGTACCCGATTCCAGGCTGGTTCAACGTAACACTGCCCCACGTTCCGGTGGACATTGAGGGCAACTGGACGCCGCAGTTCGAGGAGAACTACACCTTCAGCATTAACAAACCCGGTAGGTGGCAGGTCTGGTTCCTCCTCTTTAAGGACGGGCAGCCGGAACTCCCACCCGCGCCGCCGGACGGGAACTACGCCGAAACGGAAGCCAAGAACCTGATCCTCGAGGCGGTAAACGGGACGATACAGAGCCTGAAGCTGAACGTGGAGGTTAAACCCTGA
- a CDS encoding glucose-1-phosphate thymidylyltransferase — protein sequence MKALILSGGHGTRLRPLTYSQQKQLIPVANKPVLFYAIEDVIEAGIHEIGIIVGPNAEQVKETVLSREWDAEIGFIYQDDPKGLAHAILVARDYLGDDDFVMYLGDNILREGIVEHLKHFKEGNFDASILLQEVLNPQQFSVAELSEDGKTIKRLVEKPKVPPSNLALVGIYFFKPIIHEAVRNIKPSWRNELEITDAIQWLIDHGYRVGWTKVTGWWKDTGKPEDLLDANRLILDDIKTDIRIHTNARIHGRVVIEEGSEIDKNTVIKGPVVIGKNVKIKNSYIGPYTSIGDNVVIENTEIEDSIILEGSEIRNAGRIVESLIGRGVKIINGTSHPFGRKLVIGDNSRLIL from the coding sequence ATAAAGGCCCTTATACTCTCTGGTGGTCACGGCACCCGCTTGAGGCCTCTGACTTACTCCCAGCAGAAGCAGCTCATCCCAGTGGCCAACAAGCCGGTGCTCTTCTATGCAATCGAAGACGTTATCGAGGCCGGAATTCACGAGATTGGAATCATTGTTGGTCCCAACGCCGAGCAGGTAAAGGAAACAGTTCTGAGTAGGGAATGGGACGCAGAAATAGGGTTCATCTATCAGGACGATCCTAAGGGACTCGCACACGCCATTCTGGTTGCCAGGGACTACCTCGGCGATGATGACTTCGTCATGTACCTCGGTGACAACATACTCCGCGAGGGCATAGTAGAACACCTGAAGCACTTCAAAGAAGGAAACTTCGACGCCAGCATACTCCTCCAAGAGGTTCTCAATCCCCAGCAGTTCAGTGTTGCTGAACTCAGTGAGGATGGGAAGACGATAAAACGCCTCGTTGAGAAGCCCAAAGTCCCGCCGAGCAACCTTGCCTTAGTGGGCATATACTTCTTCAAACCGATCATCCATGAGGCCGTCAGGAACATAAAACCCTCCTGGAGGAACGAGCTTGAGATAACCGACGCCATCCAGTGGCTCATCGACCATGGCTATCGTGTGGGCTGGACGAAGGTCACCGGCTGGTGGAAGGACACAGGGAAGCCCGAGGACTTGCTCGATGCGAACAGGCTTATCTTGGACGACATAAAGACCGACATCCGGATACACACCAACGCCCGCATCCACGGCAGGGTTGTTATTGAGGAGGGAAGCGAGATAGACAAGAACACGGTAATAAAAGGACCCGTGGTCATCGGGAAGAACGTTAAAATAAAGAACTCCTACATTGGCCCCTACACGAGCATCGGCGACAACGTTGTTATAGAGAACACGGAAATAGAGGACTCGATAATTCTAGAGGGAAGCGAGATAAGGAACGCCGGCAGGATCGTGGAGAGCCTTATTGGGAGGGGCGTGAAGATAATAAACGGCACAAGCCATCCGTTCGGCAGAAAGCTGGTCATCGGTGACAACTCCAGGCTCATACTGTGA
- the rfbB gene encoding dTDP-glucose 4,6-dehydratase: MRLLVTGGMGFIGSNFIHYVLEKHPDWEVINLDKLGYGSNPANLKDIEDDPRYTFVRGDIADFELVSELIKKADAVVNFAAESHVDRSISSPEHFLRSNVIGTYTILEAIRKENPEVRLVHVSTDEVYGDILDGSFTERDALMPSSPYSATKAASDVLVLGWTRTYNLNASITRCTNNYGPYQFPEKLIPKTIIRASMGLKIPVYGTGQNVRDWLYVEDHVRAIEAVLLKGEPREIYNISAGEERTNLEVVKTVLKLMGKDEDLIEFVEDRPGHDLRYSLDSWKITRDLKWRPRHSFEEGIEKTVKWYLENEWWWRPLVNEKVLHPTPWKLGW; this comes from the coding sequence ATGAGGCTGCTGGTTACAGGCGGGATGGGTTTTATAGGGAGCAACTTCATCCACTACGTTCTTGAAAAGCACCCCGACTGGGAAGTGATAAACCTCGACAAGCTTGGCTACGGCTCGAACCCAGCCAACCTTAAAGACATTGAAGACGACCCGCGCTACACCTTCGTCAGGGGTGACATTGCGGACTTCGAGCTCGTGAGTGAGCTGATTAAGAAGGCGGACGCGGTAGTTAACTTTGCCGCTGAAAGCCACGTGGACAGGAGTATTTCAAGCCCGGAGCACTTCCTGAGAAGCAACGTCATCGGCACCTACACTATTCTCGAAGCGATACGGAAGGAAAACCCCGAAGTTAGACTCGTCCACGTAAGCACCGATGAAGTCTACGGCGACATCCTTGACGGCTCTTTCACCGAGAGGGACGCGCTGATGCCCTCCTCACCTTACTCCGCCACCAAAGCTGCCAGCGACGTTCTCGTCCTCGGCTGGACGAGAACATACAACTTGAACGCCTCAATAACCAGGTGTACCAACAACTACGGCCCCTACCAGTTCCCGGAAAAGCTCATCCCGAAGACGATAATAAGGGCCAGCATGGGGCTAAAGATACCGGTCTACGGCACCGGCCAGAACGTCAGGGACTGGCTCTACGTCGAAGACCATGTGAGGGCGATCGAGGCAGTCCTGCTCAAAGGAGAGCCGAGGGAAATCTACAACATCTCGGCCGGTGAGGAGAGAACTAACCTGGAAGTAGTTAAGACAGTTCTCAAGCTCATGGGCAAGGATGAGGATCTGATAGAGTTCGTTGAGGACAGGCCGGGCCACGATTTGAGGTATTCGCTCGACTCGTGGAAGATAACTAGGGATTTGAAGTGGAGGCCGAGGCACAGCTTCGAGGAAGGTATAGAGAAGACTGTCAAGTGGTACCTCGAAAACGAGTGGTGGTGGAGGCCGCTGGTGAACGAGAAAGTCCTTCACCCAACGCCCTGGAAGCTGGGGTGGTAA
- the rfbC gene encoding dTDP-4-dehydrorhamnose 3,5-epimerase, translating to MPFEFKRLEIPDVVLIKPRVFEDERGFFMETYKKQDFEKAGIKGEFIQDNHSRSKYGVLRGLHFQREPYAQAKIVRAIRGVIYDVAVDLRKNSPTFGKWVGVILSEYNKWQLYIPRGFAHGFVVLSDVAEVVYKVDNVYAPDYEAGIIWNDPEIGIDWPVDEPVVS from the coding sequence ATGCCGTTCGAGTTCAAGCGCCTTGAAATCCCCGATGTTGTCTTGATCAAGCCCCGCGTTTTTGAGGACGAGAGGGGCTTCTTCATGGAGACGTACAAGAAGCAGGACTTTGAAAAGGCAGGCATAAAGGGTGAATTCATCCAGGACAACCACTCCCGCTCAAAGTACGGCGTGCTAAGGGGCCTGCACTTCCAGCGCGAACCCTACGCCCAGGCAAAGATTGTGAGGGCCATTAGGGGAGTCATATACGACGTCGCCGTTGACCTGAGGAAGAATTCTCCGACCTTTGGCAAATGGGTCGGCGTCATACTCTCGGAGTACAACAAATGGCAACTCTACATCCCGAGGGGCTTCGCCCACGGGTTCGTCGTTCTGAGCGACGTTGCAGAGGTTGTCTATAAGGTGGACAACGTCTACGCTCCCGACTACGAGGCGGGAATAATCTGGAACGACCCGGAGATAGGAATAGACTGGCCAGTTGATGAGCCAGTGGTCTCTTAA
- a CDS encoding type II toxin-antitoxin system VapC family toxin: MGPLTAFVDTNVIIEHLEGNVDLLDIRERFDALYSNNIVFSEALMVYLMALTGERPYTLKHNPNIIRNLSEELLDFLGLFGLFLDLEINRAVETLAVEYMIKYGLLPNDALILATCKFHGLKYLISFDSDFANACESEGISLISDPEEITRVGDVP, from the coding sequence ATGGGGCCTTTGACGGCTTTTGTGGATACCAACGTGATAATTGAGCATCTGGAGGGCAATGTTGACCTTCTCGATATAAGGGAGAGGTTCGACGCTCTGTATTCCAACAACATAGTGTTCAGTGAGGCGCTTATGGTTTACCTGATGGCGTTAACTGGCGAACGCCCGTACACACTCAAACACAACCCCAATATTATCAGGAACCTGAGTGAGGAGCTCCTGGACTTCTTAGGGCTTTTTGGACTTTTCCTTGATCTGGAGATAAACAGGGCCGTTGAAACCCTTGCTGTTGAGTACATGATAAAATACGGCCTGCTACCGAATGATGCACTCATTCTTGCAACCTGTAAGTTTCACGGCCTCAAGTATCTAATTTCGTTTGACAGCGATTTTGCCAATGCCTGTGAAAGTGAGGGGATATCCCTTATTAGTGATCCAGAGGAGATAACCAGGGTCGGTGATGTCCCGTGA
- the rfbD gene encoding dTDP-4-dehydrorhamnose reductase, with protein MKIAIIGANGQLGTDLVEVFGEDPSFEVIPLTHKDLDVTIPESLRILKELKPDVIVNTAAYVRVDDAELYPEKAFAVNAIGALNVARVSSEIGTINVYISTDYVFDGEKGKPYTEEDVPNPVNVYGASKYAGEIFTRNYSEKYYIIRVASLYGKAGASGKGGNFVEWVIEKAKRGEELKIVNDQFMSPTYTMDVARTLKEFLKLKPEFGIYHMVNEGYCSWYEFTRAIFEILGWEVEVKPIKSSELNRLARRPRLSALENRRLHKIGLRMPNWKERLKRYLVEKRYL; from the coding sequence GTGAAGATTGCGATAATCGGTGCCAACGGTCAGCTCGGAACAGATTTGGTGGAGGTCTTTGGGGAAGACCCGTCTTTTGAAGTTATTCCCTTGACTCACAAGGATCTTGATGTTACAATTCCCGAGAGCTTGAGGATTTTGAAGGAGCTTAAGCCTGATGTTATAGTTAACACAGCAGCATACGTTAGGGTTGATGATGCTGAGCTCTACCCGGAGAAAGCCTTTGCCGTCAACGCTATTGGCGCGCTGAACGTTGCGAGGGTCTCCAGTGAGATCGGCACAATAAACGTCTACATAAGCACCGACTACGTCTTTGACGGCGAGAAAGGAAAGCCATACACTGAGGAGGACGTTCCGAACCCTGTAAACGTCTACGGGGCGAGCAAGTACGCCGGTGAGATCTTCACGAGGAATTATTCTGAGAAATATTACATCATTAGGGTTGCGAGCCTCTACGGAAAGGCCGGCGCGAGCGGAAAGGGCGGGAACTTCGTTGAGTGGGTCATTGAGAAGGCGAAGCGCGGGGAAGAACTGAAAATCGTGAATGACCAGTTCATGAGCCCCACCTACACGATGGACGTTGCGAGGACTCTGAAGGAGTTCCTGAAGTTGAAGCCGGAGTTCGGGATTTACCACATGGTCAACGAGGGTTATTGCTCGTGGTACGAGTTCACCAGAGCGATATTCGAAATCCTTGGCTGGGAAGTTGAGGTTAAGCCTATAAAATCGAGCGAGCTCAACAGGCTGGCGAGGAGACCGAGGCTCTCGGCGCTTGAGAACAGGAGACTTCATAAGATAGGGCTCAGAATGCCCAATTGGAAGGAGAGGCTGAAGAGATACCTGGTGGAAAAGAGATATCTCTAA